A DNA window from Pseudorasbora parva isolate DD20220531a chromosome 5, ASM2467924v1, whole genome shotgun sequence contains the following coding sequences:
- the LOC137075821 gene encoding skin secretory protein xP2-like, with the protein MAPAPDQSPVMSPAPDQCPEMAPDPDQCPEMAPDPDQCPVMAPDPDQCPVMARTPDQCPEMAPAPDQCPVMAPAPDQSPVMAPASNQCPEMAPAPDQCPVMAPAPDQGP; encoded by the coding sequence atggctccagctcctgaccagagtccagtgatgtctccagcccctgaccagtgtccagagatggctccagacCCTGACCAatgtccagagatggctccggACCCTGACCAAtgtccagtgatggctccagaCCCTGACCAGTGTCCAGTGATGGCTCGCACCCCTGACCAatgtccagagatggctccagcccctgaccaatgtccagtgatggctccagctcctgaccagagtccagtgatggccCCAGCCTCTAACCAatgtccagagatggctccagcccctgaccagtgtccagtgatggctccagcccctgaccaagGTCCAtag